The following are from one region of the Halomonas qaidamensis genome:
- the glmU gene encoding bifunctional UDP-N-acetylglucosamine diphosphorylase/glucosamine-1-phosphate N-acetyltransferase GlmU, translating to MQELDVVILAAGKGTRMRSQTPKVLHTLAGKPMVQHVLDTASGLNPTRTHVVIGHGADQLREALAESDVSFAIQAEQKGTGHAVAQAQSQLGNGKVLVLYGDVPMIRRESLAALLNHVDEQHMGLLTVTLDDPSGYGRIVRNDEGEAVAIIEQKDANAEQLSINECNTGIMAMTSAQLKRWLPQLSAENAQGEYYLTDVIAMAADEGVKVCTAQPASAVEVEGVNNRSQMARLERAYQQQLADKLMEQGVALADPARIDIRGKLTCGHDVFIDVGCVFEGDVELGEGVKIGPYCVIKNSTIGAESVIDSHSVIDNTVAAGLNQVGPFARLRPGTRLAVKAKVGNFVETKNADVGEGSKINHLSYVGDARLGRDVNVGAGTITCNYDGVNKHITQIGDNAFIGSNSALVAPVTVGKGATIGAGSTIAKDVAEHALAVTRSRQLEKLDWPRPVKKVK from the coding sequence ATGCAAGAGCTTGATGTTGTTATCCTTGCCGCTGGCAAAGGCACCCGCATGCGTTCGCAAACGCCAAAAGTGCTGCACACCTTGGCGGGTAAACCGATGGTACAACACGTACTGGACACAGCCAGCGGACTCAACCCTACGCGTACCCATGTTGTGATTGGCCACGGTGCAGATCAACTGCGTGAAGCACTAGCGGAGAGTGACGTATCCTTTGCGATTCAAGCAGAGCAAAAAGGCACCGGCCATGCGGTGGCTCAAGCGCAGTCTCAGTTAGGTAACGGAAAGGTGTTGGTTCTGTATGGCGATGTGCCGATGATTCGTCGCGAATCTTTGGCTGCGCTTCTTAACCACGTGGATGAGCAGCACATGGGGCTGCTGACCGTCACGTTAGATGACCCCTCTGGCTATGGACGTATTGTTCGTAATGATGAGGGCGAAGCGGTCGCTATCATTGAGCAAAAAGATGCTAACGCTGAACAGCTTTCCATTAACGAATGCAACACCGGCATTATGGCGATGACCAGTGCCCAGCTGAAACGGTGGCTGCCCCAGTTGTCGGCAGAAAATGCTCAAGGCGAGTACTACTTAACCGATGTCATTGCCATGGCTGCAGATGAAGGTGTGAAGGTGTGCACTGCCCAGCCAGCCAGCGCAGTAGAAGTTGAAGGCGTGAATAATCGTTCACAAATGGCCCGGTTAGAGCGCGCTTATCAGCAGCAGCTAGCGGATAAGTTAATGGAGCAGGGGGTAGCATTGGCGGACCCAGCAAGAATCGATATTCGCGGTAAGCTTACCTGTGGCCACGATGTGTTTATCGATGTGGGCTGTGTATTTGAAGGTGATGTTGAGCTGGGTGAAGGGGTAAAGATTGGCCCTTACTGCGTGATTAAAAACAGCACGATTGGGGCTGAAAGTGTCATCGATAGTCATAGCGTGATTGATAACACGGTGGCCGCAGGGTTGAATCAAGTTGGCCCCTTTGCACGACTACGCCCTGGCACACGCCTAGCAGTCAAAGCCAAGGTAGGAAACTTTGTTGAAACCAAAAACGCTGATGTTGGAGAAGGTAGTAAAATTAATCACTTAAGTTATGTGGGTGATGCGCGTTTAGGGCGTGATGTGAATGTCGGGGCGGGCACTATTACGTGTAATTATGATGGCGTAAATAAGCATATTACCCAGATTGGTGATAATGCGTTTATTGGTTCTAACAGCGCCTTAGTAGCGCCGGTGACGGTGGGTAAAGGTGCCACGATTGGGGCAGGCTCAACAATCGCTAAAGACGTTGCTGAGCACGCCTTGGCAGTTACTCGCAGCAGACAACTTGAAAAACTGGATTGGCCGCGCCCTGTCAAAAAAGTTAAATAA
- a CDS encoding FAD:protein FMN transferase yields MKVTSRLLKYSGLLLIAAGVLAGCSENDRPLDSPVRFEGGIFGTFYQVTIADPLTQGEANALEEGFLAELNDVDQAMSTYRDDAELIVFNDAPLNEWQPLSNALIEVLAISRSVSEASNGAFDITVGDVVNLWSFGPEARPEEVPSDAELNERMATIGYEAVDVDTQLMQARRTRDVFADLSGVAKGHGTDRVGAYLDQQGIENYLVNIGGELIARGYRDLEEQSPWRVGIEVPHSGLPEAQHVLPLEDLSVATSGDYRNYFEVDGERFSHTIDPRTGRPVKHQLASVSVFHPSNAWADAWSTAISVAGSEEGMQMAVENNLSVLMLVKDSDHWQSLASPAFMDYFDKALIDELGIDAWEAPAVNR; encoded by the coding sequence ATGAAGGTTACTTCTCGTTTATTAAAATACTCAGGGCTCCTACTCATTGCTGCTGGCGTATTAGCGGGGTGTTCAGAAAATGATCGACCACTGGATTCCCCGGTTCGCTTTGAAGGCGGTATTTTCGGAACGTTTTATCAAGTCACCATTGCGGACCCGTTAACCCAAGGCGAGGCGAATGCTTTAGAAGAAGGTTTTCTAGCGGAACTTAATGACGTTGATCAGGCAATGTCTACTTACCGTGATGATGCAGAGCTTATAGTTTTTAATGATGCTCCTTTGAATGAATGGCAGCCGCTTTCCAACGCGTTAATTGAAGTGCTTGCGATCAGTCGTTCCGTATCCGAAGCAAGCAACGGTGCGTTTGATATTACGGTCGGTGATGTCGTCAACTTGTGGAGTTTTGGCCCCGAAGCACGCCCTGAAGAGGTGCCTTCAGACGCTGAGCTAAACGAGCGTATGGCTACGATTGGCTATGAGGCAGTTGATGTTGATACTCAACTTATGCAGGCGCGCCGCACGCGCGATGTGTTTGCTGATCTATCGGGAGTGGCTAAAGGGCATGGTACTGATCGCGTTGGGGCATACCTTGATCAGCAGGGAATTGAAAACTATTTAGTCAATATTGGTGGTGAATTAATTGCTCGCGGCTATCGGGATTTAGAAGAGCAAAGCCCATGGCGTGTCGGAATTGAGGTGCCACATAGCGGTTTGCCTGAGGCGCAACACGTTCTTCCTCTTGAAGATCTGTCGGTCGCAACGTCTGGGGATTATCGTAATTATTTTGAAGTAGATGGCGAGCGCTTTTCCCATACTATTGACCCTCGCACCGGTCGGCCGGTTAAGCACCAGCTTGCCTCTGTTTCTGTTTTTCACCCTTCCAATGCCTGGGCAGACGCGTGGTCTACAGCAATCTCGGTAGCGGGTAGCGAAGAAGGGATGCAGATGGCCGTTGAGAACAATCTAAGTGTGTTGATGCTAGTGAAAGACAGTGATCATTGGCAAAGCCTAGCCAGTCCCGCCTTTATGGACTACTTCGATAAAGCACTTATTGATGAGCTAGGTATTGACGCTTGGGAAGCACCAGCTGTCAATCGCTAA
- a CDS encoding undecaprenyl-diphosphate phosphatase, producing MDWFQVVVLAVVQGLTEFLPISSSAHLILVPVLTTWEDQGLAFDVALHLGSLSAVVIYFRHEIGRMIVSSLTALRGQEVNDDAVLAFWVVIATLPVCIVGFLLHDLISGYMRSTLIIGASLIVFGLLLGYADWKKRGTRSEYQMTLKDVLIIGGAQVLALIPGTSRSGITITAALMVGMSREGAARFSFLLSIPVIVLAGGLEAISLLKDPQLIDIPAMLVGTLLSGISAYVCIHYFLVVIKKLGMQPFVIYRVLFGAWLLWFFHF from the coding sequence ATGGATTGGTTCCAGGTAGTTGTGTTAGCGGTAGTTCAGGGGCTTACAGAATTTTTACCCATATCGAGTTCGGCTCATCTTATATTGGTACCGGTGCTGACTACCTGGGAAGACCAGGGCCTTGCCTTTGATGTGGCATTGCATCTTGGTAGTTTAAGCGCGGTGGTTATCTATTTCCGACACGAAATAGGCAGAATGATCGTTAGTAGCTTGACCGCACTTCGCGGCCAAGAGGTTAACGACGATGCTGTATTGGCGTTTTGGGTCGTGATTGCCACGCTGCCCGTATGTATTGTCGGCTTTTTGCTTCATGACCTGATCTCGGGTTACATGCGCTCTACGTTGATTATTGGTGCCAGTTTGATTGTTTTTGGCCTGTTACTTGGTTATGCAGACTGGAAAAAACGCGGCACTCGTAGCGAATACCAGATGACGTTAAAGGATGTGCTCATTATTGGAGGTGCCCAAGTGTTGGCGCTTATTCCAGGCACATCCCGTTCAGGTATCACCATAACAGCGGCGTTAATGGTGGGTATGAGCCGAGAAGGTGCGGCACGGTTTTCGTTTTTACTGTCAATCCCCGTTATTGTTCTGGCAGGGGGGCTTGAGGCAATTAGCTTATTGAAAGATCCCCAGCTCATCGATATACCGGCAATGTTAGTAGGCACCTTACTCTCAGGTATTAGCGCCTATGTGTGTATTCACTATTTCCTAGTAGTGATCAAAAAACTGGGCATGCAGCCATTTGTCATTTATCGGGTGTTGTTTGGGGCTTGGTTGCTATGGTTTTTCCATTTTTAG
- a CDS encoding cation diffusion facilitator family transporter gives MTQTVESPVVPKHELDSREAKRVTYIGAWLDGLLSVVKVVVGFWVGSAALIADGIHSLSDLVTDGFVLAAIHYGRQEPDDDHHYGHGRIETLTTLLLGSVLIFVAGGIAWSSLDRLFNGTEVNAPGAVAIVITIIALFSKEWIFRYTMRVAKRVKSKLLEANAWHSRSDALSTAVVLVALIGAQLGFGWLDAVAAIIVGLLVGKVGWDLLWESARELVDTALPESVQQQMHDVACSVPGVDSVHDLRTRQSAGWVMVDLHVVVGPKITVSEAHEIGNEVSRRLRHEFPLLTDVIFHVDPEDDAGEGDPSRLPGLPLRPEVEAALNERWYMHPVWRTLNELQLHYLDDKVSVSLIIGDSVHQPPQCLASQLKALASDIEWLGHVEVLFITRAASSAMR, from the coding sequence ATGACTCAGACCGTAGAATCACCAGTGGTTCCCAAGCATGAGCTAGATAGCCGAGAGGCCAAACGTGTCACTTATATAGGCGCCTGGCTAGATGGCTTGTTGAGTGTTGTTAAAGTCGTGGTTGGCTTTTGGGTAGGCTCCGCGGCGCTCATTGCCGATGGTATCCATTCACTTTCAGACCTTGTGACTGATGGTTTTGTGTTGGCCGCTATTCACTACGGTCGTCAAGAACCAGATGACGACCATCATTACGGGCACGGCCGTATCGAAACTCTTACAACACTGCTATTGGGTAGTGTATTGATTTTTGTGGCTGGCGGTATTGCTTGGTCTAGCCTGGATCGATTATTTAATGGTACGGAAGTCAATGCTCCAGGTGCAGTCGCTATTGTTATCACAATTATCGCTCTGTTCAGTAAAGAGTGGATTTTTCGCTATACCATGCGCGTTGCTAAACGCGTTAAATCCAAGCTGTTAGAGGCGAACGCCTGGCATTCACGTAGCGATGCACTTTCCACTGCGGTAGTGCTGGTCGCGTTAATTGGCGCGCAGCTTGGTTTTGGCTGGCTAGACGCCGTCGCGGCCATTATCGTTGGCTTACTGGTGGGTAAAGTAGGCTGGGATTTACTGTGGGAGTCCGCGAGAGAACTCGTGGATACCGCACTCCCTGAAAGCGTTCAACAGCAAATGCACGATGTTGCCTGTAGCGTGCCAGGTGTTGATAGCGTGCATGATCTACGCACCCGTCAGTCCGCAGGCTGGGTAATGGTGGACTTGCATGTGGTGGTCGGACCAAAAATTACCGTGTCAGAAGCCCATGAAATCGGCAACGAAGTGAGCCGTCGCCTACGCCATGAATTCCCACTGCTCACCGATGTTATTTTTCACGTAGACCCTGAAGACGACGCCGGAGAAGGCGATCCTAGCCGACTTCCCGGCCTACCTCTGCGGCCCGAAGTAGAAGCCGCGCTGAACGAGCGTTGGTATATGCATCCTGTTTGGCGCACGTTAAACGAGCTTCAACTCCACTATCTAGACGATAAGGTATCGGTATCGCTGATTATAGGCGATTCAGTACACCAGCCACCTCAGTGTCTTGCCAGCCAGTTAAAAGCGCTAGCCAGCGATATTGAGTGGCTGGGTCATGTGGAAGTACTGTTTATTACCCGCGCGGCCAGCAGTGCGATGCGTTAA
- the mgtE gene encoding magnesium transporter has product MSLNDEALQELKSELLDELNKEKADKTLLAARLSEIRSADIGEVLEELIEDDEELPAALAILDTLSTERAANVLGYLPRESQLEVVGKLSDTQVLKLLEEMGSDERADLFNLLGEDRREALLRRMAHQEREDLKRLASYEEGTAGAIMTSDYVAIASGMTVSQAMMRVRQTAPDAETVYQLYVLDSDGQLIGTMSLRQLMVARPGALVDDIMIKDVISTPVDEEQEEVARIVARYDLLALPVLDADGRMVGIVTHDDAMDVAESEATEDIHKGMSIGQLEDGVSRVPLWSLYRKRVFWLVLLVFANLFSGAGIAYFEDTIAAQVALVFFLPLLIGSGGNAGAQAATLMVRGMATGDVGVKDWSKMLGRELLVAGSLGITMAIAVTPIGIFRGGEAVAIIVALSMVTIVLFGSMIGMCLPFVLERFKVDPATASAPLVTTLIDATGVLIYFSIATVVLASV; this is encoded by the coding sequence ATGTCATTGAATGATGAAGCCTTACAGGAATTAAAATCCGAGCTGCTTGACGAGCTAAATAAAGAAAAAGCAGATAAAACGCTGTTGGCAGCACGTTTATCCGAAATCCGTTCGGCAGATATTGGTGAGGTGCTAGAAGAACTCATCGAAGACGATGAAGAACTTCCGGCAGCGCTTGCCATACTTGATACTCTTTCTACTGAGCGTGCCGCTAATGTTCTGGGCTACTTACCAAGAGAGAGTCAGCTTGAGGTAGTTGGGAAACTGTCGGATACCCAAGTGCTAAAGCTTCTCGAAGAAATGGGCTCCGATGAACGGGCGGATTTATTTAATCTGCTTGGTGAAGACCGACGCGAAGCGCTGTTGCGGCGTATGGCGCACCAGGAACGGGAAGACCTAAAGCGCCTTGCAAGCTACGAAGAAGGTACCGCAGGCGCCATCATGACCTCTGACTATGTCGCTATAGCCAGTGGCATGACGGTGTCGCAAGCCATGATGCGGGTACGCCAAACCGCTCCAGATGCGGAAACGGTGTATCAGCTCTATGTACTTGATAGCGACGGCCAGTTAATAGGAACGATGTCTTTACGCCAGCTGATGGTGGCTCGCCCAGGGGCGTTGGTTGATGACATCATGATCAAAGATGTTATCAGCACCCCGGTAGATGAAGAGCAAGAAGAGGTGGCGCGGATTGTGGCTCGCTATGACCTGCTGGCACTGCCTGTTTTGGATGCGGATGGACGCATGGTCGGTATTGTTACCCACGATGATGCGATGGATGTTGCCGAGTCTGAAGCAACTGAAGATATCCACAAGGGGATGTCTATCGGCCAGTTAGAGGATGGTGTTAGCCGCGTTCCGCTGTGGAGTCTTTACCGTAAGCGAGTGTTTTGGCTGGTACTACTAGTATTCGCTAACTTATTTTCTGGCGCGGGGATCGCCTATTTTGAGGATACGATTGCCGCCCAAGTGGCGCTGGTATTTTTTCTACCGCTGCTGATTGGCAGTGGCGGTAATGCAGGCGCTCAGGCAGCCACGCTGATGGTACGCGGTATGGCAACTGGCGATGTGGGGGTGAAAGACTGGAGCAAAATGCTCGGCCGTGAGCTGTTGGTGGCTGGCTCTTTGGGTATCACCATGGCAATTGCGGTAACGCCAATAGGGATTTTTCGTGGCGGCGAAGCAGTCGCCATTATCGTGGCGTTAAGCATGGTGACCATCGTTTTGTTTGGCAGCATGATTGGTATGTGCCTACCGTTTGTATTAGAGCGCTTTAAGGTCGACCCTGCCACTGCGTCAGCGCCATTGGTAACCACGCTAATTGATGCCACCGGGGTATTAATTTACTTCAGTATTGCGACGGTCGTATTGGCAAGCGTGTAA
- a CDS encoding F0F1 ATP synthase subunit epsilon, with protein MANSFTCNIVSAEASIFSGSVEQVVASGIMGDLGILPGHAPLLTELQPGPIRVIHDDGKEENFFVSGGFMEVQPDVVTILADAAARASDLDEAAAEEARQQALKAFNEKSAELDYTRAAAELAEAVAQLRTIQQLRKKAGKG; from the coding sequence ATGGCGAATAGCTTCACTTGCAATATCGTCAGCGCTGAAGCATCTATCTTCTCAGGCAGTGTTGAGCAGGTAGTCGCTTCCGGGATTATGGGTGACCTCGGCATTTTGCCGGGTCACGCCCCGCTGCTGACCGAGCTTCAGCCGGGCCCAATCCGCGTGATCCACGATGATGGCAAGGAAGAGAACTTCTTTGTCTCGGGTGGCTTCATGGAAGTCCAGCCGGATGTTGTGACGATCCTGGCAGACGCTGCGGCGCGTGCTAGCGACCTCGATGAGGCCGCTGCAGAAGAAGCACGTCAGCAAGCGCTGAAAGCTTTTAACGAGAAGTCAGCAGAGCTGGATTATACGCGTGCTGCCGCTGAACTTGCCGAAGCCGTTGCACAGCTACGAACGATTCAACAGCTGCGTAAGAAGGCGGGTAAAGGCTAG
- the atpD gene encoding F0F1 ATP synthase subunit beta, whose translation MSGRIVQIIGAVIDVEFPRDSVPKVYDALKVSNAETILEVQQQLGDGVVRTIAMGSTEGLKRGLDVTNTGTAISVPVGKETLGRIMNVLGEPIDEAGPIGEQERMPIHRKAPSYADQAASNELLETGIKVIDLVCPFAKGGKVGLFGGAGVGKTVNMMELIRNIATEHSGYSVFAGVGERTREGNDFYHEMTESNVIDKVSLVYGQMNEPPGNRLRVALTGLTIAEKFRDEGRDVLLFVDNIYRYTLAGTEVSALLGRMPSAVGYQPTLAEEMGVLQERITSTKTGSITSVQAVYVPADDLTDPSPATTFSHLDATVVLARSIAELGIYPAIDPLDSTSRQLDPLVVGEEHYNVARGVQNVLQRYKELKDIIAILGMDELSDEDKLAVSRARKIQRFLSQPFFVAEVFTGSPGKYVSLKDTIRGFQGILAGEYDELPEQAFYMVGSIDEAVEKANQMKK comes from the coding sequence ATGAGCGGACGTATCGTACAAATCATCGGCGCGGTGATTGACGTAGAGTTTCCGCGGGACTCTGTGCCCAAGGTCTACGACGCGCTGAAGGTCTCTAATGCTGAGACCATCCTCGAAGTCCAGCAGCAGCTGGGCGACGGCGTGGTGCGCACCATTGCCATGGGCTCTACTGAGGGCTTGAAACGTGGCTTGGACGTGACCAACACAGGTACCGCGATTTCCGTACCCGTCGGTAAGGAAACGCTAGGTCGCATCATGAACGTGCTCGGTGAGCCGATTGATGAAGCTGGCCCGATTGGCGAGCAAGAGCGCATGCCAATCCACCGTAAAGCACCAAGCTACGCTGACCAAGCAGCTTCCAATGAGCTGTTGGAAACCGGCATCAAGGTTATCGACCTCGTTTGCCCGTTCGCTAAGGGCGGTAAAGTTGGTCTATTCGGCGGTGCGGGTGTTGGTAAAACCGTTAACATGATGGAGCTTATCCGCAACATCGCCACCGAACACAGCGGCTACTCTGTATTCGCCGGTGTCGGTGAGCGTACGCGTGAGGGTAACGACTTCTATCACGAAATGACTGAATCCAACGTTATCGACAAGGTATCGCTGGTTTACGGTCAGATGAACGAGCCCCCCGGTAACCGTCTACGTGTAGCACTGACTGGTCTGACCATCGCTGAGAAATTCCGTGATGAAGGCCGTGACGTACTGTTGTTCGTCGATAACATTTACCGCTACACCCTGGCTGGTACCGAAGTGTCTGCCCTGCTGGGTCGTATGCCGTCTGCGGTAGGTTATCAGCCGACGCTGGCTGAAGAGATGGGCGTTCTGCAGGAACGTATCACCTCGACTAAAACCGGCTCTATCACGTCTGTGCAGGCCGTTTACGTCCCTGCCGATGACTTGACTGACCCGTCGCCGGCGACCACCTTCTCGCACCTTGACGCCACCGTCGTACTTGCGCGTTCGATTGCTGAGCTAGGTATTTATCCGGCTATCGACCCGCTGGATTCTACGTCGCGTCAGCTAGATCCGTTGGTAGTGGGTGAAGAGCACTACAACGTAGCTCGTGGCGTACAGAACGTTCTGCAGCGTTACAAGGAGCTGAAGGATATCATCGCGATTTTGGGTATGGACGAGCTGTCTGATGAAGATAAGCTGGCCGTATCTCGTGCGCGTAAAATCCAGCGTTTCCTGTCGCAGCCATTCTTCGTTGCTGAGGTATTCACTGGTTCGCCCGGTAAGTATGTTTCTTTGAAAGATACGATTCGTGGCTTCCAGGGCATCCTCGCGGGTGAGTATGACGAGTTGCCGGAACAGGCCTTCTACATGGTCGGCTCCATCGACGAAGCTGTCGAAAAAGCCAACCAGATGAAGAAGTAA
- the atpG gene encoding F0F1 ATP synthase subunit gamma, whose product MAAAKEIRTQIGSIKNTQKITSAMEMVAASKMRKAQDLMKAGQPYAKQIRNVVGHIADANPEYKHDYMVERNEVKRVGYIVVSTDRGLCGGLNVNLFKAVVKDAVVWKQQDAELDFCALGSKAGAFFRNYGGNLVAAKSGLGESPSVEGLIGSVKVMLEAYDEGRLDRLFVVYNEFVNTMTQRPVVRQLLPLSSDMGADAKHDEENARPGSWDYLYEPDAKALLDSLLVRFIESQVYQAVVENGACEQAARMIAMKSATDNAGNLIDDLEMVYNKARQAAITQEISEIVGGASAV is encoded by the coding sequence ATGGCAGCTGCAAAAGAGATACGCACCCAGATCGGGAGCATTAAAAATACGCAGAAGATTACCAGCGCCATGGAAATGGTGGCTGCATCTAAGATGCGTAAAGCACAAGATCTGATGAAGGCTGGCCAGCCGTATGCCAAGCAGATTCGTAATGTGGTAGGCCATATTGCTGACGCAAACCCCGAATATAAGCACGACTACATGGTCGAGCGTAATGAGGTGAAGCGCGTTGGTTACATTGTGGTATCTACTGACCGCGGTCTGTGTGGCGGCTTAAACGTCAACCTGTTTAAGGCAGTGGTGAAAGATGCCGTTGTCTGGAAACAGCAAGACGCCGAGCTAGACTTCTGTGCCCTCGGCTCTAAAGCCGGCGCCTTTTTCCGCAACTATGGAGGCAACCTAGTTGCTGCCAAGAGCGGATTGGGAGAATCGCCGTCTGTCGAAGGACTGATCGGTAGTGTCAAGGTCATGTTAGAAGCGTACGACGAAGGACGCCTTGACCGTTTGTTTGTGGTGTATAACGAATTTGTTAACACCATGACGCAACGGCCAGTCGTACGTCAGCTTCTTCCGTTGTCGTCCGATATGGGCGCAGACGCGAAGCATGACGAAGAAAACGCCCGTCCCGGAAGCTGGGACTACCTGTATGAACCGGATGCCAAGGCGTTGCTAGACAGCCTGTTGGTTCGTTTCATCGAATCACAGGTGTATCAGGCGGTAGTCGAAAACGGTGCGTGCGAACAGGCCGCCCGAATGATCGCTATGAAGAGTGCCACTGATAACGCGGGCAACCTGATCGACGATCTGGAGATGGTATACAACAAGGCCCGTCAGGCCGCCATCACCCAGGAAATTTCCGAGATCGTCGGCGGCGCTTCTGCCGTATAA
- the atpA gene encoding F0F1 ATP synthase subunit alpha: MQQLNPSEISDIIKQRIEKLDVASEARNQGTIVSVSDGIVKIHGLEDAMFGEMIEFPNSIFGMVLNLERDSVGAVVLGDYLQLQEGMTAQCTGRILEVPVGPELVGRVVDALGNAIDGKGDINAKMTDAVEKVAPGVITRQSVDEPIQTGLKSIDAMVPIGRGQRELIIGDRQIGKSAIAIDAIINQKGKGVTCVYVAIGQKQSTIANVVRKLEEHGAMEHTIVVAAGAADPAPMQFLAAYSGCTMGEYFRDRGEDALIVYDDLSKQAVAYRQVSLLLRRPPGREAYPGDVFYLHSRLLERAARVNADYVEKFTDGEVKGKTGSLTALPIIETQGGDVSAFVPTNVISITDGQIFLETNLFNSGIRPAINAGLSVSRVGGAAQTKIIKKLGGGVRLALAQYRELAAFSQFASDLDEATRKQLEHGQRVTELMKQKQYSPMSVAEMALSLYAANEGHLDDVSVDKVLDFERALHDYMKSEHNDLLDKINQTGDYNGEIQDGLKSGLEKFKATQSW, from the coding sequence ATGCAGCAACTGAATCCTTCCGAGATCAGCGACATCATCAAGCAGCGAATTGAGAAGCTTGACGTCGCATCCGAAGCCCGTAATCAGGGCACCATCGTCAGCGTTTCCGACGGTATCGTGAAAATTCACGGCCTCGAAGACGCGATGTTCGGTGAAATGATCGAATTCCCTAACAGCATCTTTGGCATGGTACTGAACCTGGAGCGTGACTCCGTTGGTGCCGTTGTCTTGGGTGACTATTTGCAACTTCAAGAAGGTATGACTGCCCAGTGTACCGGGCGTATCCTTGAAGTGCCGGTAGGCCCAGAGCTGGTAGGTCGCGTAGTCGATGCGCTGGGTAATGCTATCGACGGCAAAGGCGATATCAACGCCAAAATGACCGACGCGGTAGAAAAAGTAGCGCCTGGCGTTATTACCCGTCAGTCCGTTGACGAGCCGATCCAAACTGGTTTGAAGTCTATCGACGCCATGGTGCCAATTGGTCGCGGTCAGCGTGAGCTGATCATCGGCGACCGTCAGATTGGTAAATCTGCCATTGCTATCGATGCGATTATCAACCAGAAAGGCAAAGGCGTTACCTGTGTCTACGTGGCAATTGGTCAGAAGCAGTCGACTATTGCTAACGTGGTACGCAAACTAGAAGAGCATGGCGCGATGGAACACACCATCGTTGTCGCTGCTGGCGCTGCCGATCCGGCACCGATGCAGTTCTTGGCTGCTTATTCTGGCTGCACCATGGGTGAGTACTTCCGTGACCGTGGTGAAGACGCACTGATCGTTTATGACGATCTTTCCAAACAGGCTGTGGCATACCGTCAGGTATCTCTGCTGTTGCGTCGTCCGCCGGGTCGTGAAGCCTATCCTGGTGACGTTTTCTATCTCCACTCGCGTCTGCTTGAGCGCGCTGCGCGCGTTAATGCTGACTACGTTGAGAAGTTTACTGACGGCGAAGTGAAAGGCAAAACCGGTTCTTTGACCGCACTGCCGATTATCGAAACCCAAGGCGGTGACGTTTCTGCGTTCGTTCCGACTAACGTAATCTCGATCACTGATGGTCAGATCTTCTTGGAAACCAACCTGTTTAACTCCGGTATTCGTCCGGCAATTAACGCAGGTCTATCGGTTTCTCGTGTTGGTGGTGCAGCGCAGACCAAGATTATCAAAAAGCTGGGTGGCGGTGTTCGTTTGGCCTTGGCTCAGTACCGTGAGCTGGCGGCATTCTCACAGTTTGCTTCTGACCTTGATGAAGCGACCCGTAAGCAGCTTGAGCATGGCCAACGCGTTACCGAACTGATGAAGCAAAAGCAGTATTCGCCGATGTCAGTGGCGGAAATGGCGCTGTCTCTGTACGCCGCTAACGAAGGTCACCTGGATGATGTGAGCGTCGATAAAGTGTTGGACTTCGAACGTGCTTTGCACGACTACATGAAGTCTGAGCACAACGACCTGCTCGATAAGATCAACCAGACCGGCGACTACAACGGCGAGATTCAGGACGGCTTGAAGTCAGGTCTCGAGAAGTTCAAGGCGACTCAGAGCTGGTAA
- a CDS encoding F0F1 ATP synthase subunit delta produces the protein MAELLTVARPYAKAAFEYARDHEAFDSWSQALGFLSAAVANSDVRRLLGSPKLENDKKVALLSDMLSEKQEGLSRFLDTLADQGRLLALPFIAEQFEYLRAEHEQRVEVTVTSAYKLTAAQQTKLANALKKRLNREISITTQVDKTLIGGVILRAGDTVIDGSVRGRLNRLSEALTA, from the coding sequence ATGGCGGAATTACTTACCGTCGCTCGTCCTTACGCTAAGGCGGCGTTTGAATACGCGCGTGATCATGAGGCGTTTGATAGCTGGTCCCAGGCGCTTGGTTTTTTAAGTGCTGCGGTTGCCAACAGCGACGTTCGTCGTCTGCTGGGTAGTCCAAAACTTGAGAACGACAAAAAGGTAGCTCTGCTTTCCGATATGTTATCGGAAAAGCAAGAAGGCCTGTCGCGGTTTTTGGATACCCTAGCTGACCAAGGGCGCTTGTTGGCACTGCCTTTCATTGCTGAACAGTTTGAGTACTTGCGTGCCGAACATGAACAGCGTGTTGAAGTGACAGTAACGTCAGCGTACAAGCTGACTGCCGCACAGCAGACCAAGCTAGCGAACGCACTCAAGAAACGTCTGAATCGCGAAATCTCCATTACTACTCAGGTGGACAAGACGCTTATTGGTGGTGTCATCCTACGTGCCGGCGATACCGTCATTGACGGGTCGGTACGTGGTCGATTGAACCGCCTTTCCGAAGCGCTGACCGCTTGA